DNA sequence from the Cohnella herbarum genome:
GTTCTTCGCCTTTTTTGTTTTCATAACGGCTCCTAAAAAATTTTATATTCGGTTAAGCGATAGGCCAGCCTATAGGAGATAACGATCAATACGAAGGAGACGATCGACTTGATCAGGCTCACGGCAGTCGATATCGAAAACAACATATCCTTGATACCTAATCGGTAGACGAACGTATCCAGGATATCTCCCGTTTCATACACGACCGGATTGTACAAGTTATAAATTTGATCGAATCCGGCATCCAGGATGCTGCCGATGGAGAGCACCGTCATGAGCACCACGATATTGGTGATTCCCGGCAGCGTGATATGACGCATCTGCTGATAATAGTTGGCTCCATCCACTTTGGCCGCCTCGTACAAAGAAGGGTCTATGCTCGTAAGGGCTGCCAAATATACGATGGTCCCGAATCCGAAACTTTTCCAAGTATCGGTGATGATGATCACGTTGGGGAACCAACTTTTATCCCCCAAGAAGAAAATCGGGTCGATACCGAAAATTTTCAACGCATGATTGACCAACCCGTTAGAAGGAGACAGGATCTCGATAAAGACGCCCGCCAATATGACCCAGCTCAGAAAATAAGGAAGATAGACGATGGTTTGTACCGAACGGACGAATAATCGGTTACG
Encoded proteins:
- a CDS encoding ABC transporter permease: MLPACVFLILFSYVPMFGIIMAFQDFTPTDGIFGSSFVGFDNFVRLFTLDNIQQVMFNTLYISIMKIILGLLVPILFALLLNEVRNRLFVRSVQTIVYLPYFLSWVILAGVFIEILSPSNGLVNHALKIFGIDPIFFLGDKSWFPNVIIITDTWKSFGFGTIVYLAALTSIDPSLYEAAKVDGANYYQQMRHITLPGITNIVVLMTVLSIGSILDAGFDQIYNLYNPVVYETGDILDTFVYRLGIKDMLFSISTAVSLIKSIVSFVLIVISYRLAYRLTEYKIF